A window of Sphingomonas astaxanthinifaciens DSM 22298 genomic DNA:
CTCGATCTACGACGGCTGCGCGCTGGGCAACGCCCAGATCGTCGCCTTCCGCCACAATGACGTCGACGCGCTCGAGAAGCGCCTCAAGCGTCTGCCCGCCGAGGCCGGCAAGCTGGTGGTCCTCGAAGGCGTCTATTCGATGCTCGGCGACACCGCCCCGCTCAAGGAAATGGTCGCCATTTCCAAGGCGCATGGCGCGATGGTGCTGGTCGACGAAGCGCATTCGATGGGCTTCATCGGCCCCAACGGCCGCGGCGTCGCCGAAGAGCAGGGGGTGATCGACGACGTCGACTTCATCATCGGCACCTTCTCGAAGTCGGTCGGCACCGTCGGCGGCTTCTGCGTCTCGAACCATCCCAAGTTCGAGATTCTGCGCCTCGTCTGCCGTCCCTATGTCTTCACCGCCTCGTTGCCGCCGAGCGTGGTCGCCACTGCCGCGACCTCGATCGACCTGCTGCGCGACGCCAAGGACAAGCGCGATCACCTCTGGGCCAACAGCCGCCGCCTCCACGGCGGGCTGAAGGACCTCGGCTTCACGCTCGGGACCGAGGAGCCGCAGTCGGCGATCATCGCCGTCATCATGCCCGACCTCGAGAAGGGCGCGGCGATGTGGGAAGCGCTGCTTCAGGAGGGGCTCT
This region includes:
- the spt gene encoding serine palmitoyltransferase, with protein sequence MTADAGKAAPRGTAPDLFDKFQPIIDVRENLLATGVTDPFSLVMERVESPTVAICNGKRTILLGTYNYMGQTFDPQVLAAGKQALDEFGSGTTGSRVLNGTYQGHRECEEALKRFYGMDHAMVFSTGYQANLGIISTMAGKDDYVILDIDSHASIYDGCALGNAQIVAFRHNDVDALEKRLKRLPAEAGKLVVLEGVYSMLGDTAPLKEMVAISKAHGAMVLVDEAHSMGFIGPNGRGVAEEQGVIDDVDFIIGTFSKSVGTVGGFCVSNHPKFEILRLVCRPYVFTASLPPSVVATAATSIDLLRDAKDKRDHLWANSRRLHGGLKDLGFTLGTEEPQSAIIAVIMPDLEKGAAMWEALLQEGLYVNLARPPATPAGMTLLRCSLCALHSEAQVGEILGMFEAAGKRVGVI